A window of Actinomadura rubteroloni contains these coding sequences:
- a CDS encoding acyl-CoA carboxylase epsilon subunit, whose product MTGLRIVRGDPTPVELAALVAVLAAAEQAPPPATALHRPPPLPPVYVPPRSWRAGTR is encoded by the coding sequence GTGACCGGGCTGCGCATCGTCCGGGGCGACCCGACGCCGGTGGAGCTGGCCGCGCTCGTCGCCGTCCTCGCGGCGGCCGAGCAGGCCCCGCCGCCCGCGACGGCCCTCCACCGCCCCCCACCGCTCCCGCCCGTGTACGTCCCGCCCCGGAGCTGGCGCGCCGGGACGCGCTGA
- a CDS encoding FAD-dependent monooxygenase — MDAPVIVVGAGPTGLVLAAELRLGGVDVIVLERLPERSTRSRGLGYTARVVEMFDQRGLLPRFGSIETSARGHFGGIPLDYSVLEDCHFGARGIPQTQVEQVLEAWAVEAGADIRRGTEVVGLRDDGGTVEVTADTPQGRTVLRARYVVGCDGGRSTVRNLADFDATGSDATMEMYLADVVGAGVRARQIGERLPGGMVMSAPLGDGVDRIIVCEHGTPPARGDRSPSFDEVADAWKRLTGESLHTATATWVSAFGDATRQVTRYRKGNVLLAGDAAHTHLPAGGQGLSVSAQDAFNLGWKLAAVAAGRAPDELLDTYHDERHPVGTRLLANTRAQGLIYLGGSEVEPLRAVFEELMRIPDVARHLAGMVSGLDIRYDVGAGDHPLLGRRIPPRKLTTPDGLLTTAEVLHDATAVLLDLADDAALRAEAAPWTGGRLRIVTAAPHDLAPGDPLASGDALLVRPDGYVAWTGADPIPLSSALDRWLGRPTEK; from the coding sequence ATGGACGCACCGGTCATCGTGGTCGGCGCGGGTCCCACCGGGCTCGTGCTGGCCGCCGAGCTGCGGCTCGGCGGCGTGGACGTGATCGTGCTGGAACGGCTGCCCGAGCGCTCCACCCGCTCGCGCGGCCTCGGCTACACCGCCCGGGTGGTGGAGATGTTCGACCAGCGCGGGCTGCTCCCCCGGTTCGGTTCGATCGAGACGAGCGCGCGCGGCCACTTCGGCGGCATCCCGCTCGACTACAGCGTGCTGGAGGACTGCCACTTCGGCGCGCGCGGCATCCCGCAGACGCAGGTCGAGCAGGTCCTGGAGGCGTGGGCCGTCGAGGCGGGCGCCGACATCCGGCGCGGCACCGAGGTGGTGGGCCTGCGCGACGACGGCGGCACCGTCGAGGTCACCGCCGACACCCCGCAGGGCCGGACGGTCCTGCGCGCCCGCTACGTCGTCGGCTGCGACGGCGGCCGGAGCACCGTCCGCAACCTGGCCGACTTCGACGCCACCGGCTCGGACGCGACGATGGAGATGTACCTCGCCGACGTCGTGGGCGCGGGCGTCCGCGCCCGGCAGATCGGCGAGCGCCTCCCCGGCGGCATGGTCATGTCGGCGCCGCTCGGCGACGGCGTGGACCGCATCATCGTGTGCGAGCACGGGACGCCGCCCGCGCGCGGCGACCGCAGCCCGTCCTTCGACGAGGTCGCCGACGCGTGGAAGCGGCTCACCGGCGAGTCGCTGCACACGGCGACGGCCACCTGGGTCAGCGCGTTCGGCGACGCGACGCGGCAGGTCACGCGGTACCGGAAGGGGAACGTGCTGCTGGCGGGCGACGCCGCGCACACGCACCTCCCGGCGGGCGGCCAGGGCCTGAGCGTCAGCGCCCAGGACGCGTTCAACCTCGGCTGGAAGCTCGCGGCCGTCGCGGCGGGACGCGCGCCGGACGAGCTGCTCGACACCTACCACGACGAGCGGCACCCCGTCGGGACGCGGCTGCTCGCCAACACGCGCGCCCAGGGCCTCATCTACCTCGGCGGCAGCGAGGTGGAGCCGCTGCGGGCGGTGTTCGAGGAGCTGATGCGGATCCCGGACGTCGCCCGTCATCTGGCCGGCATGGTCAGCGGGCTGGACATCCGCTACGACGTCGGCGCGGGCGACCACCCGCTCCTCGGACGCCGGATCCCGCCGCGCAAGCTCACCACGCCCGACGGGCTCCTCACGACGGCCGAGGTGCTGCACGACGCGACGGCCGTCCTGCTCGACCTCGCCGACGACGCCGCGCTGCGCGCCGAGGCCGCGCCCTGGACCGGCGGACGGCTCCGGATCGTCACCGCGGCCCCGCACGACCTCGCCCCCGGCGACCCGCTCGCGTCCGGCGACGCCCTGCTCGTCCGGCCGGACGGCTACGTCGCCTGGACCGGCGCCGACCCGATCCCGCTGAGCAGCGCGCTGGACCGCTGGCTCGGACGACCCACAGAGAAATAG
- a CDS encoding TcmI family type II polyketide cyclase yields the protein MHSSLIVARMKPEDNAAVAQLFGAFDQTEMPGLMGTRRRQLFSYRGLYFHLQDFDGDDGGERIEKAKDHPLFQRVSADLRPFIEAYDPATWRSPADAMAERFYQWSA from the coding sequence ATGCACAGCAGCCTCATCGTCGCCCGCATGAAGCCGGAGGACAACGCCGCCGTGGCGCAGTTGTTCGGCGCGTTCGACCAGACCGAGATGCCCGGCCTGATGGGCACCCGCAGGCGGCAGCTCTTCTCCTACCGGGGCCTGTACTTCCACCTCCAGGACTTCGACGGCGACGACGGCGGCGAGCGCATCGAGAAGGCGAAGGACCACCCGCTCTTCCAGCGCGTCAGCGCCGACCTGCGGCCCTTCATCGAGGCCTACGACCCGGCGACCTGGCGATCCCCGGCGGACGCGATGGCCGAGCGTTTCTACCAGTGGAGCGCCTGA
- a CDS encoding beta-ketoacyl-[acyl-carrier-protein] synthase family protein produces MDRRVVITGIGVLAPGGVGVKNFWNLLEEGRTATRPISFFDAGPFRSRVAAEIDLDAEACGLTPQEIRRMDRGAQLAVIAAGEAVADSGLTPDPERTGVVVGSAVGATTSLDEEYRIVSDGGRLDLVDHRYAVPHLYDYFVPSSFSREVAWAVDATGPNTVVSTGCTSGLDSVGYAVELIREGSVDTMVAGASDAPISPITVACFDAIKATTPRNDDPEHASRPFDASRNGFVLGEGSAMFVLEEYEQARARGAHIYAEIAGFANRCNAYHMTGLRPDGREMAEAITAALGEARLDATAIDYINAHGSGTRQNDRHETAAFKRSLGDHAYRTPVSSIKSMVGHSLGAIGSIEIAASALAIEHNVVPPTVNLHNPDPECDLDYVPLTAREHRTDVVLTVGSGFGGFQSAMVLRRVA; encoded by the coding sequence ATGGACCGACGTGTCGTGATCACCGGCATCGGGGTGCTCGCCCCGGGCGGCGTCGGTGTGAAGAACTTCTGGAACCTGCTGGAGGAGGGGCGCACCGCGACCCGGCCGATCTCGTTCTTCGACGCCGGGCCGTTCCGGTCGCGCGTCGCCGCCGAGATCGACCTGGACGCCGAGGCGTGCGGCCTCACCCCCCAGGAGATCCGCCGGATGGACCGGGGCGCGCAGCTCGCGGTCATCGCCGCCGGGGAGGCCGTGGCCGACAGCGGCCTCACGCCCGACCCGGAGCGGACGGGCGTCGTGGTCGGCAGCGCGGTCGGCGCGACGACGTCGCTGGACGAGGAGTACCGCATCGTCAGCGACGGCGGACGCCTCGACCTCGTGGACCACCGCTACGCCGTCCCGCACCTCTACGACTACTTCGTCCCGAGTTCGTTCTCCCGTGAGGTCGCGTGGGCGGTGGACGCCACCGGCCCGAACACCGTGGTCTCCACCGGCTGCACGTCCGGGCTCGACTCGGTCGGCTACGCGGTGGAGCTGATCCGCGAGGGCTCGGTCGACACGATGGTGGCGGGCGCGTCCGACGCGCCGATCTCCCCGATCACCGTCGCCTGCTTCGACGCGATCAAGGCGACGACGCCCCGCAACGACGACCCCGAGCACGCGTCGCGTCCGTTCGACGCGAGCCGCAACGGGTTCGTCCTCGGCGAGGGCTCGGCGATGTTCGTCCTGGAGGAGTACGAGCAGGCGCGGGCGCGCGGCGCGCACATCTACGCCGAGATCGCGGGCTTCGCCAACCGGTGCAACGCCTACCACATGACGGGTCTGCGCCCCGACGGCCGGGAGATGGCCGAGGCGATCACCGCCGCGCTGGGCGAGGCCCGCCTGGACGCCACCGCGATCGACTACATCAACGCCCACGGCTCGGGCACCCGGCAGAACGACCGGCACGAGACGGCGGCGTTCAAGCGCAGCCTCGGCGACCACGCCTACCGGACGCCGGTCAGCTCGATCAAGTCGATGGTCGGGCACTCGCTGGGCGCGATCGGGTCCATCGAGATCGCGGCGAGCGCGCTGGCGATCGAGCACAACGTCGTCCCGCCGACGGTGAACCTGCACAACCCGGACCCCGAGTGCGATCTCGACTACGTCCCGCTGACGGCGCGCGAGCACCGCACGGACGTCGTCCTGACGGTCGGGAGCGGATTCGGCGGCTTCCAGAGCGCCATGGTCCTGCGGCGGGTCGCATGA
- a CDS encoding ketosynthase chain-length factor, whose translation MTAIATRRAEVVVTGLGVTAPNGLGTADYWAATCAGVGGIGPVRRFDASGYPSALAGEVPGFAAEEHLASRLLPQTDHMTRLALVTADFALADAGVSPGEWSDYDLGVVTASSAGGFEFGQRELQALWSKGGRHVSAYQSFAWFYAVNTGQISIRHSMRGPCGVVVSDHAGGLDAVAQARRQVRRGTSRLMLSGGVDGAVCSWGWVAQLASRRLSPDGYRPFDATASGYVPGEGGAFLVLEAAEPARERGARPYGRIAGYGSTFDPRPDARDREPGLRRAIGLALDDAGITPADVDVVFADAAGVRELDAAEAAAIGAVFGRHGVPVTAPQTMTGRLYAGAAALQVACALLAIRDGIVPPTTGTDPMPEYGLDLVVGEARRRPVRTALVLARGYDGNNSALIVREEV comes from the coding sequence ATGACGGCCATCGCGACCCGGCGGGCCGAAGTGGTGGTGACGGGCCTCGGCGTGACCGCGCCGAACGGCCTCGGCACCGCCGACTACTGGGCGGCGACGTGCGCGGGCGTCGGCGGGATCGGCCCCGTCCGGCGGTTCGACGCCTCGGGCTACCCGAGCGCGCTGGCCGGGGAGGTCCCCGGCTTCGCGGCCGAGGAGCACCTGGCCAGCCGCCTGCTGCCGCAGACCGACCACATGACGCGGCTCGCGCTCGTCACGGCGGACTTCGCGCTCGCGGACGCGGGCGTCAGCCCCGGCGAGTGGTCGGACTACGACCTCGGCGTCGTCACGGCCAGCTCGGCGGGCGGCTTCGAGTTCGGGCAGCGCGAGTTGCAAGCGCTGTGGAGCAAGGGCGGCCGGCACGTCAGCGCCTACCAGTCCTTCGCGTGGTTCTACGCCGTCAACACCGGCCAGATCTCGATCCGGCACAGCATGCGCGGGCCGTGCGGTGTGGTCGTCTCCGACCACGCGGGCGGTCTCGACGCGGTCGCGCAGGCCCGCCGCCAGGTGCGGCGCGGCACGAGCCGGCTGATGCTGTCGGGCGGCGTGGACGGCGCGGTGTGCTCCTGGGGCTGGGTCGCGCAGCTCGCGAGCCGGCGGCTCAGCCCGGACGGCTACCGGCCGTTCGACGCGACGGCGTCCGGCTACGTCCCCGGCGAGGGCGGCGCGTTCCTCGTCCTGGAGGCGGCCGAGCCCGCCCGCGAGCGCGGCGCGCGGCCCTACGGCCGCATCGCCGGCTACGGCTCCACGTTCGACCCGCGCCCGGACGCACGCGACCGCGAACCGGGCCTGCGGCGGGCGATCGGCCTGGCGCTGGACGACGCCGGGATCACCCCCGCCGACGTCGACGTCGTGTTCGCCGACGCCGCCGGGGTCCGCGAGCTGGACGCGGCCGAGGCGGCGGCGATCGGCGCGGTGTTCGGGCGCCACGGCGTCCCGGTCACCGCGCCGCAGACCATGACCGGCCGGCTGTACGCGGGCGCGGCGGCGCTGCAGGTCGCGTGCGCACTGCTCGCGATCCGCGACGGGATCGTCCCGCCGACGACCGGAACCGACCCGATGCCCGAATACGGGCTCGACCTCGTCGTCGGCGAGGCCAGGCGGCGGCCCGTCCGCACCGCCCTGGTCCTCGCCCGCGGCTACGACGGCAACAACTCGGCACTGATCGTGAGAGAAGAGGTGTGA
- a CDS encoding acyl carrier protein produces MAQLTIDDLRRILREAAGDVQDIDLDGDVMDLEFEAIGYDSLALLEAGSRIERAHGITLDDGLISEAATPRDLLTAVNEVLAEADAA; encoded by the coding sequence GTGGCTCAGCTCACCATCGACGACCTGCGGCGCATCCTGCGGGAGGCCGCGGGCGACGTCCAGGACATCGACCTCGACGGCGACGTCATGGACCTGGAGTTCGAGGCGATCGGCTACGACTCCCTGGCCCTGCTGGAGGCCGGCAGCCGGATCGAGCGCGCGCACGGCATCACGCTGGACGACGGCCTCATCAGCGAGGCCGCCACCCCGCGCGACCTGCTGACCGCCGTCAACGAGGTGCTCGCCGAGGCGGACGCGGCATGA
- a CDS encoding SDR family NAD(P)-dependent oxidoreductase: protein MNGAARTAIVTGATSGIGLACVRLLAETGHRVYLCARTPESVAATVKELTGEGLDVDGRACDVTSAADIAAFVGAAVERYGPVGVLVNNAGRSGGGVTADIADELWDAVIDTNLNSVFRMTREVLTTGGMRNLDRGRIVNIASTAGKQGVVLGAPYSASKHGVVGFTKALGNELAPTGITVNAVCPGYVETPMAQRVRAGYAAAWDTSEDEILRKFQAKIPLGRYSTPEEVAGLVGYLVTDPASSITAQALNVCGGLGNF from the coding sequence ATGAACGGCGCGGCGCGGACGGCGATCGTCACCGGCGCGACGAGCGGCATCGGCCTGGCCTGCGTGCGGCTGCTCGCCGAGACGGGCCACCGGGTGTACCTGTGCGCCCGCACGCCCGAGTCGGTGGCCGCGACGGTCAAGGAACTCACCGGCGAGGGCCTGGACGTGGACGGGCGCGCCTGCGACGTCACGTCCGCCGCCGACATCGCCGCGTTCGTCGGGGCCGCCGTCGAGCGGTACGGCCCGGTCGGCGTGCTCGTCAACAACGCCGGGCGCAGCGGCGGCGGCGTCACGGCCGACATCGCCGACGAGCTGTGGGACGCGGTCATCGACACCAACCTCAACAGCGTGTTCCGCATGACGCGCGAGGTCCTGACCACGGGCGGGATGCGCAACCTCGACCGGGGACGGATCGTCAACATCGCCTCGACCGCGGGCAAGCAGGGCGTCGTGCTCGGCGCGCCGTACTCGGCCTCCAAGCACGGCGTCGTCGGGTTCACCAAGGCGCTCGGGAACGAGCTGGCGCCGACGGGCATCACGGTCAACGCGGTCTGCCCCGGCTACGTCGAGACGCCGATGGCGCAGCGGGTGCGGGCGGGCTACGCCGCCGCCTGGGACACCTCCGAGGACGAGATCCTGCGCAAGTTCCAGGCCAAGATCCCGCTCGGCCGGTACAGCACGCCCGAGGAGGTGGCCGGGCTCGTCGGCTACCTCGTCACCGACCCGGCGTCCTCGATCACCGCGCAGGCGCTCAACGTCTGCGGCGGTCTCGGCAACTTCTGA
- a CDS encoding aromatase/cyclase: MTTKPAERVVEHETTIEADADLVYGLLARAEDWPHVFPPSVYVERVPEGGGAERIRIWATANGEVRNWTSRRLVDPAARRIEFRQEVSSPPVAAMGGTWTVEPGPGGTCRVVLGHDYRAVDDDPHDLLWIDRAVDRNSRSELASLKRHAELAAADLVFSFTDAVQIDGAAADAFAFVNEAALWPERLPHVARAELTETTPGLQTLKMDTRAKDGSTHTTESVRVCFPHHKIVYKQTTVPALMAAHTGTWLFRDDGAGSTASSEHTVVLNPDTVEKVLGAGATVADARAYVQGALSANSLATLGHARTFAESR, from the coding sequence ATGACGACGAAACCGGCCGAGCGCGTGGTGGAGCACGAGACGACGATCGAGGCGGACGCCGACCTGGTCTACGGGCTGCTGGCGCGGGCGGAGGACTGGCCCCACGTGTTCCCGCCGAGCGTCTACGTGGAGCGCGTCCCCGAGGGAGGCGGCGCGGAGCGGATCCGGATCTGGGCGACCGCGAACGGCGAGGTGCGGAACTGGACGTCGCGGCGGCTGGTCGACCCCGCCGCGCGGCGGATCGAGTTCCGCCAGGAGGTGTCCTCGCCGCCCGTCGCGGCGATGGGCGGGACGTGGACGGTCGAGCCCGGCCCGGGCGGGACGTGCCGGGTGGTGCTCGGCCACGACTACCGCGCGGTCGACGACGACCCGCACGACCTGCTCTGGATCGACCGGGCCGTCGACCGCAACAGCCGGTCGGAGCTGGCGTCGCTGAAGCGGCACGCCGAGCTGGCGGCGGCGGACCTGGTGTTCTCCTTCACCGACGCCGTCCAGATCGACGGGGCCGCCGCGGACGCGTTCGCGTTCGTCAACGAGGCGGCGCTGTGGCCCGAGCGGCTGCCGCACGTCGCGCGGGCGGAGCTGACCGAGACCACGCCCGGCCTCCAGACGCTGAAGATGGACACGCGGGCCAAGGACGGGTCGACGCACACGACCGAGTCCGTCCGGGTCTGCTTCCCGCACCACAAGATCGTCTACAAGCAGACGACCGTCCCCGCGCTCATGGCCGCCCACACCGGGACGTGGCTGTTCCGGGACGACGGCGCGGGCTCCACCGCCAGCTCCGAGCACACCGTCGTGCTCAACCCGGACACGGTGGAGAAGGTCCTCGGCGCGGGCGCGACCGTCGCCGACGCCCGCGCGTACGTCCAGGGCGCGCTGAGCGCCAACAGCCTGGCCACGCTCGGCCACGCCCGGACGTTCGCCGAGAGCCGCTGA
- a CDS encoding FAD-dependent monooxygenase codes for MGTDTGADVIVVGAGPVGLLLAGGLRAAGVRAVVLERRTAPMDESRASTLNARTMEVLAELGALSRLGGLPREPRGHFGGLPLDLGAVGGTPYPGQWKIPQTVLEAKLGAWLAELGVPVRRGAAAEALEQDAAGVTVTASDGTAVRGSYVVGCDGVGSTVRALAGIAFPGRAAGRELLRADVRGVDVRDRRFERLPAGLAIAATRDGVTRLMTHAFGTPARDRGGPPDFAEFAATWKRVTGEDVSGGEPLWCDAFGDASRLAERYRAGRVLLAGDAAHEQMPVGGQALNLGLQDAAALVPRLAAAVAGVSGDALLDAYAAGRHAVGARVQRDVEAQTLLLLGGPEVTPVRTVLAELLERPPVREFLAAGVSGVAEGVR; via the coding sequence ATGGGCACCGACACCGGCGCCGACGTGATCGTCGTCGGCGCGGGACCCGTCGGGCTGCTGCTGGCGGGCGGGCTGCGGGCCGCCGGGGTGCGCGCGGTCGTCCTGGAGCGGCGGACCGCGCCGATGGACGAGTCGCGCGCCTCGACACTCAACGCCCGCACCATGGAGGTCCTCGCCGAGCTGGGCGCGCTGTCCCGGCTCGGCGGGCTCCCCCGCGAGCCGCGCGGCCACTTCGGGGGGCTCCCGCTCGACCTCGGCGCGGTCGGCGGGACGCCCTACCCCGGGCAGTGGAAGATCCCGCAGACCGTGCTGGAGGCCAAGCTCGGCGCCTGGCTCGCCGAACTCGGCGTGCCCGTCCGGCGCGGCGCGGCGGCGGAGGCGCTGGAGCAGGACGCCGCCGGCGTCACCGTGACCGCGTCGGACGGGACCGCCGTGCGCGGCTCCTACGTCGTGGGCTGCGACGGCGTCGGCAGCACCGTCCGCGCGCTGGCCGGAATCGCGTTCCCCGGCCGCGCGGCGGGACGGGAACTGCTCCGGGCCGACGTGCGCGGCGTCGACGTCCGCGACCGGCGCTTCGAGCGCCTGCCGGCGGGCCTCGCCATCGCCGCGACGCGCGACGGCGTCACCCGCCTGATGACGCACGCGTTCGGCACCCCGGCCCGCGACCGCGGCGGGCCGCCCGATTTCGCCGAGTTCGCCGCGACCTGGAAGCGGGTCACCGGCGAGGACGTCAGCGGCGGCGAGCCGCTGTGGTGCGACGCGTTCGGCGACGCCAGCCGGCTCGCCGAGCGCTACCGCGCGGGCCGGGTGCTGCTGGCGGGCGACGCCGCCCACGAGCAGATGCCGGTCGGCGGGCAGGCGCTCAACCTCGGGCTCCAGGACGCCGCCGCGCTCGTCCCCCGCCTCGCGGCGGCCGTGGCGGGCGTGTCCGGCGACGCGCTCCTGGACGCCTACGCCGCCGGACGCCATGCCGTCGGCGCACGCGTCCAGCGCGACGTCGAGGCGCAGACCCTGCTGCTGCTCGGCGGACCGGAGGTCACGCCGGTGCGGACGGTGCTCGCCGAGCTGCTGGAGCGCCCGCCCGTGCGGGAGTTCCTCGCCGCCGGGGTCAGCGGGGTGGCGGAAGGCGTGCGATGA
- a CDS encoding cation:proton antiporter domain-containing protein — protein MSAHAADMRIAVMLAGIALVLLAGLVFGRIARAVRQPAVVGELVAGIALGPSLLGALPGDPSHRIFPDDVRPLLSAVAQVGLVLFMFAVGWEFEKRLIRGNVGAAIGVSVSSAVLAFGLGVGAAAVLYARHDTVAGKHVGFLPFALFLGIALSVTAFPVLARMLAESSLADTRIGAVALAGAAIDDVLAWFLLAYVSALVSADGSGSGLARIAVLFALYLAVMAAVVRPLLSRIVWRWAATERWPALLTLLCAGVFLSSWVTTWIGVHAIFGAFLFGFVMPREPARVLAEHVRRPLDDVILLLLPVFFIVTGLNVDVGALDGPGLLELALVLVCACAGKIGGALVPARLAGLGWRDATTLGLLMNTRGLTELIILNAAMSLGVLDGRMFTVLVLMAVLTTAMTGPFLPRRAGAADPPVLVPARPTKGAGHP, from the coding sequence ATGAGCGCCCACGCCGCCGACATGCGGATCGCCGTCATGCTGGCGGGCATCGCGCTCGTCCTGCTGGCGGGCCTGGTGTTCGGACGGATCGCGCGGGCGGTGCGGCAGCCCGCCGTCGTCGGGGAACTGGTCGCGGGCATCGCGCTCGGGCCGAGCCTGCTCGGCGCGCTGCCCGGCGACCCGTCCCACCGGATCTTCCCCGACGACGTGCGCCCGCTGCTGTCGGCCGTCGCGCAGGTCGGGCTCGTCCTGTTCATGTTCGCGGTGGGCTGGGAGTTCGAGAAGCGGCTCATCCGCGGCAACGTCGGCGCGGCGATCGGCGTGTCGGTGTCGTCGGCCGTGCTGGCGTTCGGGCTCGGCGTCGGCGCGGCGGCGGTCCTGTACGCGCGGCACGACACCGTCGCGGGCAAGCACGTCGGGTTCCTGCCGTTCGCCCTGTTCCTCGGGATCGCGCTGTCGGTCACCGCGTTCCCCGTCCTCGCGCGGATGCTCGCCGAGAGCAGCCTCGCCGACACCCGGATCGGCGCGGTCGCGCTGGCCGGGGCGGCGATCGACGACGTCCTCGCGTGGTTCCTGCTGGCGTACGTGTCCGCGCTGGTCAGCGCGGACGGCAGCGGTTCGGGCCTCGCCCGGATCGCCGTGCTGTTCGCCCTCTACCTCGCCGTCATGGCCGCCGTCGTGCGGCCCCTTCTCAGCCGGATCGTCTGGCGCTGGGCGGCCACCGAGCGGTGGCCCGCCCTGCTGACCCTGCTGTGCGCGGGCGTCTTCCTGTCGTCCTGGGTGACGACCTGGATCGGCGTCCACGCCATCTTCGGCGCGTTCCTGTTCGGCTTCGTCATGCCGCGCGAACCGGCCCGCGTCCTCGCCGAGCACGTCCGGCGGCCCCTGGACGACGTGATCCTGCTCCTGCTCCCCGTCTTCTTCATCGTCACGGGCCTCAACGTCGACGTCGGCGCGCTGGACGGCCCCGGACTGCTCGAACTCGCCCTCGTCCTGGTGTGCGCGTGCGCCGGGAAGATCGGCGGCGCGCTGGTGCCGGCGCGGCTGGCCGGCCTCGGCTGGCGGGACGCGACGACGCTCGGCCTGCTGATGAACACGCGCGGCCTCACCGAACTGATCATCCTGAACGCCGCGATGAGCCTCGGCGTCCTCGACGGCCGCATGTTCACCGTCCTCGTGCTGATGGCCGTGCTCACCACCGCGATGACCGGGCCGTTCCTGCCCCGGCGCGCGGGCGCGGCGGACCCGCCGGTGCTGGTACCCGCCCGGCCGACGAAAGGAGCTGGACACCCGTGA
- a CDS encoding flavin reductase family protein, with protein sequence MTTARPSDGLVDAAALRRTCGLFATGVTVITSAHGGMTAGTTVNSFTSVSLDPPLVLFCLHRESRLHEIITGSRAFAVNLLHAEQGTLAHAFARRSTAVLDEVDHRRTPSGTPVFAESLAYLDCRLAAEYGGGDHSILVGEVVDLAIHDAGSDPLVFFGGSLHSLDNPLRRRAGLR encoded by the coding sequence GTGACCACCGCACGACCGTCCGACGGGCTCGTGGACGCCGCCGCGCTGCGCCGCACCTGCGGCCTGTTCGCCACCGGCGTCACCGTCATCACCAGCGCGCACGGCGGCATGACCGCCGGCACCACCGTCAACTCGTTCACCTCGGTCTCGCTCGACCCGCCGCTCGTGCTGTTCTGCCTGCACCGGGAGTCCCGGCTGCACGAGATCATCACCGGATCGCGGGCGTTCGCCGTCAACCTGCTGCACGCCGAGCAGGGCACGCTCGCCCACGCGTTCGCGCGGCGCAGCACCGCCGTGCTGGACGAGGTGGACCACCGGCGGACCCCGTCGGGGACCCCGGTCTTCGCCGAGTCCCTGGCCTACCTGGACTGCCGCCTGGCCGCCGAGTACGGCGGCGGCGACCACTCGATCCTCGTCGGGGAGGTCGTGGACCTCGCGATCCACGACGCCGGCAGCGACCCGCTGGTGTTCTTCGGCGGCTCGCTGCACAGCCTGGACAACCCGCTGCGGCGCAGGGCCGGGCTCCGATGA